Proteins encoded by one window of Macaca fascicularis isolate 582-1 chromosome 10, T2T-MFA8v1.1:
- the TBX1 gene encoding T-box transcription factor TBX1 isoform X3, translating to MHFSTVTRDMEAFTASSLSSLGAAGGFPGAASPGADPYGPREPPPPPPPPPRYDPCAAAAPGAPGPPPPHAYPFAPAAGAATSAAAEPEGPGASCAAAAKAPVKKNAKVAGVSVQLEMKALWDEFNQLGTEMIVTKAGRRMFPTFQVKLFGMDPMADYMLLMDFVPVDDKRYRYAFHSSSWLVAGKADPATPGRVHYHPDSPAKGAQWMKQIVSFDKLKLTNNLLDDNGHIILNSMHRYQPRFHVVYVDPRKDSEKYAEENFKTFVFEETRFTAVTAYQNHRVGWPRLQGSSGLLSPTSLQITQLKIASNPFAKGFRDCDPEDWPRNHRPGALPLMSAFARSRNPVASPTQPSGAEKDAAEARREFERDAGGPAVLGDPAHPPQLLARVLSPSLPGAGGAGGLVPLPGAPGGRPSPPHPELRLEAPGASEPLHHHPYKYPAAAYDHYLGAKSRPAPYPLPGLRSHGYHPHAHPHHHHHPVSPAAAAAAAAAAAAAAANMYSSAGAAPPGSYDYCPR from the exons ATGCACTTCAGCACGGTCACCAGAGACATGGAAG CCTTCACGGCCAGCAGCCTGAGCAGCCTGGGGGCCGCGGGGGGCTTCCCGGGCGCCGCGTCGCCCGGCGCCGACCCCTACGGCCCGCGCgagcccccgccgccgccgccgccgccgccgcgttACGACCCgtgcgccgccgccgcccccggcgCCCCGGGCCCGCCGCCGCCGCACGCCTACCCGTTTGCGCCGGCCGCCGGGGCCGCCACCAGCGCTGCCGCCGAGCCCGAGGGCCCCGGGGCCAGCTGCGCGGCCGCAGCCAAGGCGCCGGTGAAGAAGAACGCGAAGGTGGCCGGTGTGAGCGTGCAGCTGGAGATGAAGGCACTGTGGGACGAGTTCAACCAGCTGGGCACCGAGATGATCGTCACCAAGGCCGGCAG GCGGATGTTCCCCACCTTCCAAGTGAAGCTCTTCGGCATGGATCCCATGGCCGACTATATGCTGCTTATGGACTTCGTGCCGGTGGATGATAAGCGCTACCG GTACGCCTTCCACAGCTCCTCTTGGCTGGTGGCAGGGAAGGCTGACCCTGCTACGCCAGGCCGCGTGCACTACCACCCCGACTCGCCTGCCAAGGGCGCACAGTGGATGAAGCAAATCGTGTCCTTCGACAAGCTCAAGCTGACCAACAACCTACTGGACGACAACGGCCAC ATTATTCTGAATTCCATGCACAGATACCAGCCCCGCTTCCACGTCGTCTATGTGGACCCGCGCAAAGATAGCGAGAAATATGCCGAGGAGAACTTTAAAACCTTTGTGTTTGAGGAGACGCGATTCACGGCGGTCACTGCCTACCAGAACCATCGG GTCgggtggcccaggctgcagggctccAGCGGCTTGCTCTCACCCACCTCCCTGCAGATCACGCAGCTCAAGATTGCCAGCAATCCCTTCGCCAAAGGCTTCCGGGACTGCGACCCTGAGGACTG GCCCCGGAACCACCGGCCCGGCGCGCTGCCGCTCATGAGCGCCTTCGCGCGCTCGCGGAACCCCGTGGCCTCCCCGACGCAGCCCAGCGGTGCGGAGAAAG ACGCGGCTGAGGCCCGGCGAGAATTCGAGCGCGACGCGGGCGGGCCGGCAGTACTCGGGGACCCGGCGCACCCTCCGCaactgctggcccgggtgctaagcccctcgcTGCCCGGGGCCGGCGGCGCCGGCGGCCTAGTCCCGCTGCCCGGCGCGCCCGGAGGCCGGCCCAGTCCCCCGCACCCCGAGCTGCGCCTGGAGGCGCCCGGCGCATCGGAACCGCTGCACCACCACCCCTACAAGTATCCGGCTGCCGCCTACGATCACTACCTCGGGGCCAAGAGCCGGCCGGCGCCCTACCCGCTGCCCGGCCTGCGCAGCCACGGCTACCATCCGCACGCTCACccgcaccaccaccaccaccccgtGAGTCcggctgccgccgccgccgccgctgctgccgccgccgccgcggctgCCAACATGTACTCGTCGGCCGGAGCCGCGCCGCCCGGCTCCTACGACTACTGCCCCAGATAA
- the TBX1 gene encoding T-box transcription factor TBX1 isoform X1, translating to MDARSPLSPRASAFSIASLVAAQAAERTAHQGSGSSDRVKLRWLPGSPTGMHFSTVTRDMEAFTASSLSSLGAAGGFPGAASPGADPYGPREPPPPPPPPPRYDPCAAAAPGAPGPPPPHAYPFAPAAGAATSAAAEPEGPGASCAAAAKAPVKKNAKVAGVSVQLEMKALWDEFNQLGTEMIVTKAGRRMFPTFQVKLFGMDPMADYMLLMDFVPVDDKRYRYAFHSSSWLVAGKADPATPGRVHYHPDSPAKGAQWMKQIVSFDKLKLTNNLLDDNGHIILNSMHRYQPRFHVVYVDPRKDSEKYAEENFKTFVFEETRFTAVTAYQNHRVGWPRLQGSSGLLSPTSLQITQLKIASNPFAKGFRDCDPEDWPRNHRPGALPLMSAFARSRNPVASPTQPSGAEKDAAEARREFERDAGGPAVLGDPAHPPQLLARVLSPSLPGAGGAGGLVPLPGAPGGRPSPPHPELRLEAPGASEPLHHHPYKYPAAAYDHYLGAKSRPAPYPLPGLRSHGYHPHAHPHHHHHPVSPAAAAAAAAAAAAAAANMYSSAGAAPPGSYDYCPR from the exons ATGGACGCGCGGAGCCCGCTGTCTCCCCGGGCCAGTGCGTTCAGCATCGCCTCTCTCGTTGCAGCCCAGGCAGCGGAGCGCACAGCCCACCAGGGCTCGGGGTCCTCCGACCGGGTGAAGCTTCGCTGGCTGCCAGGGTCCCCGACCGGGATGCACTTCAGCACGGTCACCAGAGACATGGAAG CCTTCACGGCCAGCAGCCTGAGCAGCCTGGGGGCCGCGGGGGGCTTCCCGGGCGCCGCGTCGCCCGGCGCCGACCCCTACGGCCCGCGCgagcccccgccgccgccgccgccgccgccgcgttACGACCCgtgcgccgccgccgcccccggcgCCCCGGGCCCGCCGCCGCCGCACGCCTACCCGTTTGCGCCGGCCGCCGGGGCCGCCACCAGCGCTGCCGCCGAGCCCGAGGGCCCCGGGGCCAGCTGCGCGGCCGCAGCCAAGGCGCCGGTGAAGAAGAACGCGAAGGTGGCCGGTGTGAGCGTGCAGCTGGAGATGAAGGCACTGTGGGACGAGTTCAACCAGCTGGGCACCGAGATGATCGTCACCAAGGCCGGCAG GCGGATGTTCCCCACCTTCCAAGTGAAGCTCTTCGGCATGGATCCCATGGCCGACTATATGCTGCTTATGGACTTCGTGCCGGTGGATGATAAGCGCTACCG GTACGCCTTCCACAGCTCCTCTTGGCTGGTGGCAGGGAAGGCTGACCCTGCTACGCCAGGCCGCGTGCACTACCACCCCGACTCGCCTGCCAAGGGCGCACAGTGGATGAAGCAAATCGTGTCCTTCGACAAGCTCAAGCTGACCAACAACCTACTGGACGACAACGGCCAC ATTATTCTGAATTCCATGCACAGATACCAGCCCCGCTTCCACGTCGTCTATGTGGACCCGCGCAAAGATAGCGAGAAATATGCCGAGGAGAACTTTAAAACCTTTGTGTTTGAGGAGACGCGATTCACGGCGGTCACTGCCTACCAGAACCATCGG GTCgggtggcccaggctgcagggctccAGCGGCTTGCTCTCACCCACCTCCCTGCAGATCACGCAGCTCAAGATTGCCAGCAATCCCTTCGCCAAAGGCTTCCGGGACTGCGACCCTGAGGACTG GCCCCGGAACCACCGGCCCGGCGCGCTGCCGCTCATGAGCGCCTTCGCGCGCTCGCGGAACCCCGTGGCCTCCCCGACGCAGCCCAGCGGTGCGGAGAAAG ACGCGGCTGAGGCCCGGCGAGAATTCGAGCGCGACGCGGGCGGGCCGGCAGTACTCGGGGACCCGGCGCACCCTCCGCaactgctggcccgggtgctaagcccctcgcTGCCCGGGGCCGGCGGCGCCGGCGGCCTAGTCCCGCTGCCCGGCGCGCCCGGAGGCCGGCCCAGTCCCCCGCACCCCGAGCTGCGCCTGGAGGCGCCCGGCGCATCGGAACCGCTGCACCACCACCCCTACAAGTATCCGGCTGCCGCCTACGATCACTACCTCGGGGCCAAGAGCCGGCCGGCGCCCTACCCGCTGCCCGGCCTGCGCAGCCACGGCTACCATCCGCACGCTCACccgcaccaccaccaccaccccgtGAGTCcggctgccgccgccgccgccgctgctgccgccgccgccgcggctgCCAACATGTACTCGTCGGCCGGAGCCGCGCCGCCCGGCTCCTACGACTACTGCCCCAGATAA
- the TBX1 gene encoding T-box transcription factor TBX1 isoform X2 — protein MDARSPLSPRASAFSIASLVAAQAAERTAHQGSGSSDRVKLRWLPGSPTGMHFSTVTRDMEAFTASSLSSLGAAGGFPGAASPGADPYGPREPPPPPPPPPRYDPCAAAAPGAPGPPPPHAYPFAPAAGAATSAAAEPEGPGASCAAAAKAPVKKNAKVAGVSVQLEMKALWDEFNQLGTEMIVTKAGRRMFPTFQVKLFGMDPMADYMLLMDFVPVDDKRYRYAFHSSSWLVAGKADPATPGRVHYHPDSPAKGAQWMKQIVSFDKLKLTNNLLDDNGHIILNSMHRYQPRFHVVYVDPRKDSEKYAEENFKTFVFEETRFTAVTAYQNHRITQLKIASNPFAKGFRDCDPEDWPRNHRPGALPLMSAFARSRNPVASPTQPSGAEKDAAEARREFERDAGGPAVLGDPAHPPQLLARVLSPSLPGAGGAGGLVPLPGAPGGRPSPPHPELRLEAPGASEPLHHHPYKYPAAAYDHYLGAKSRPAPYPLPGLRSHGYHPHAHPHHHHHPVSPAAAAAAAAAAAAAAANMYSSAGAAPPGSYDYCPR, from the exons ATGGACGCGCGGAGCCCGCTGTCTCCCCGGGCCAGTGCGTTCAGCATCGCCTCTCTCGTTGCAGCCCAGGCAGCGGAGCGCACAGCCCACCAGGGCTCGGGGTCCTCCGACCGGGTGAAGCTTCGCTGGCTGCCAGGGTCCCCGACCGGGATGCACTTCAGCACGGTCACCAGAGACATGGAAG CCTTCACGGCCAGCAGCCTGAGCAGCCTGGGGGCCGCGGGGGGCTTCCCGGGCGCCGCGTCGCCCGGCGCCGACCCCTACGGCCCGCGCgagcccccgccgccgccgccgccgccgccgcgttACGACCCgtgcgccgccgccgcccccggcgCCCCGGGCCCGCCGCCGCCGCACGCCTACCCGTTTGCGCCGGCCGCCGGGGCCGCCACCAGCGCTGCCGCCGAGCCCGAGGGCCCCGGGGCCAGCTGCGCGGCCGCAGCCAAGGCGCCGGTGAAGAAGAACGCGAAGGTGGCCGGTGTGAGCGTGCAGCTGGAGATGAAGGCACTGTGGGACGAGTTCAACCAGCTGGGCACCGAGATGATCGTCACCAAGGCCGGCAG GCGGATGTTCCCCACCTTCCAAGTGAAGCTCTTCGGCATGGATCCCATGGCCGACTATATGCTGCTTATGGACTTCGTGCCGGTGGATGATAAGCGCTACCG GTACGCCTTCCACAGCTCCTCTTGGCTGGTGGCAGGGAAGGCTGACCCTGCTACGCCAGGCCGCGTGCACTACCACCCCGACTCGCCTGCCAAGGGCGCACAGTGGATGAAGCAAATCGTGTCCTTCGACAAGCTCAAGCTGACCAACAACCTACTGGACGACAACGGCCAC ATTATTCTGAATTCCATGCACAGATACCAGCCCCGCTTCCACGTCGTCTATGTGGACCCGCGCAAAGATAGCGAGAAATATGCCGAGGAGAACTTTAAAACCTTTGTGTTTGAGGAGACGCGATTCACGGCGGTCACTGCCTACCAGAACCATCGG ATCACGCAGCTCAAGATTGCCAGCAATCCCTTCGCCAAAGGCTTCCGGGACTGCGACCCTGAGGACTG GCCCCGGAACCACCGGCCCGGCGCGCTGCCGCTCATGAGCGCCTTCGCGCGCTCGCGGAACCCCGTGGCCTCCCCGACGCAGCCCAGCGGTGCGGAGAAAG ACGCGGCTGAGGCCCGGCGAGAATTCGAGCGCGACGCGGGCGGGCCGGCAGTACTCGGGGACCCGGCGCACCCTCCGCaactgctggcccgggtgctaagcccctcgcTGCCCGGGGCCGGCGGCGCCGGCGGCCTAGTCCCGCTGCCCGGCGCGCCCGGAGGCCGGCCCAGTCCCCCGCACCCCGAGCTGCGCCTGGAGGCGCCCGGCGCATCGGAACCGCTGCACCACCACCCCTACAAGTATCCGGCTGCCGCCTACGATCACTACCTCGGGGCCAAGAGCCGGCCGGCGCCCTACCCGCTGCCCGGCCTGCGCAGCCACGGCTACCATCCGCACGCTCACccgcaccaccaccaccaccccgtGAGTCcggctgccgccgccgccgccgctgctgccgccgccgccgcggctgCCAACATGTACTCGTCGGCCGGAGCCGCGCCGCCCGGCTCCTACGACTACTGCCCCAGATAA